A section of the Mycolicibacterium anyangense genome encodes:
- a CDS encoding beta-ketoacyl synthase N-terminal-like domain-containing protein, which yields MSGFEPVAIVGRSCILPGAPTPEALFDATLNGRCLLTPTRPEHWRGVDPAALLASDKQGLRVSSATGGYIDTAPDLGVLGSAIADVGRLDPIAHWLSYCAHHALGGTAAPRTGLIVGNLSYPSSGNTEFVEGVWNGTGHADPRNRFCSGLPVHLVAGAMEMTGPAFALDAACASSLYAIKLACDALHDGEADVMLAGGANGADDLFLHLGFTALQALSPSGRSRPFHTDADGLVPAAGAALVALKRLEDAERDGDRILGVILGVGLSNDGRQSGFLAPAVGGQTRAMLAALDQAGLNPADIDYLDCHATGTPLGDATELQSILAAYGEVPLRLGALKGNLGHTITVSGAASLINVLSAMQTSTISPALCEKPTAALGDTSFTLATTPTAWDGDVKRAAVSNFGFGGNNAHLIVENYVPGRRRSAPPAAPSGDVVLCALGVVTGDARDLESFRRRALGPEAAPTPLDTVELGLVRLGFPPSELKSSLSQQTTMLAAAGQALDQVGTDPERTGVIVGMGCDATIARQRLRVLHADDEAWLTANAEAAPKLTADGVVGTMPNIPANRIHAQRDFRGWGFTVSSEELSAITALRLAVRALRRGELDAVVAGAVDMCCEPAHERAADAVGAGGWEPHGDAAVAFVLKRRADAEAAGDDIIAVVDPDGTVSAADPNVGAQRFGRTHAASAAIEIAARAEALRTRVRVDSNGAQPTPGETRTSIWLESLGGRSDGVALSAVDHRPRPLALGAVPIIERYAGICRDEVLGRMKRREPGGDGGVRCSVVSDNETSLETLRTAAIERLERGEVPVIPGVAFADGPTTGEVAFMFTGAAAAYPGAGRELFLAWPELGDALAGRLSGVGALARPLYGAGITTLDPRTQLTGCALVCQAHAEFSRTVLGLAPTAAIGLSSGETNSLLAFGVWRDLEEMLEEIEASGMYGEQLTGSCRVAAADWGLGEQAAPWECWRVTAPRAEIEAALDREPHAYMTIVQAPDDCVIGGDPAACKRVIESVAGAAAIPLGLDMVIHCSAMDPFADTWRAIHTRQAHVAPGVRFYTNAGNRAYVPTSEAAAAAITQQAVEPIDFPATILQAYADGVRVFVEHGPRAILTGSIPKILGDRPHVAVALDPQERRGLRALAESVSKLWVHGLPVRVDAVDARLDQLRRQSAPVSADTPRTVTLPAHWPDVVSVSQPQSVHHASENGSAPMPEIDYGTVQTMPAAPAYPTPLVIPQKEVVVTATEVVPSRAEAAAAAVSGRAAAALSLVESVGQAHAAFVEQQAAAHESFLKMRAEMLSMAAGRRAPVTLESSPSPVALTAAPPAAQPLSPAPLPVPPARVQVASPVQAAPVAPPLPPPATAPPPPAAPAPKEALWSRAQLEVLAGGNISEVFGPKFAELDQYDRLVRMPEPPLLLADRVMLIEGEPGTMGTGRIVTETDVDPDAWYMHNGRMSPGVVIESGQADLLLASWLGADFHNRGERVYRLLGCDLTFMGELPKGGETLRYDIHIDGHAKHGDTRLFFFHYDCYIGDRLMISVRNGQAGFFSNEELSHSDGVLWDAADDVPRQGARRDEPPRITQKRSFDRADVDAFTDGHAFACFGPGFERAAAHTRTPKPPRGKLRLIDEVAEFQPDGGPWGRGYLRATASVPRDTWFYDGHFKNDPCMPGTLMADAATQALSFAMAAYGFTIERDGWRFEPVAEEMARFVCRGQVIPDADHHLDYEVFIEEIIDGPTPTIYAALLCRSDGFKVFGCRRFGMRLVPDWPMPPGAPGPIRILEGTKDVRGDYGALLACGRGMPSDAFGSLYKPFDGTRRAPRLPDEPYHFVSRIVSVDSPPGVPTKGGTVVAEYDVPADAWYFEDGKTTTVPLSVLIEILLQPCGWLSSYNGFAANRPDDVVFRNLDGDEVVLVKPAEVGTLRITSTLSRYAEGGGSTIVFFDVTCTQGDHVVMTMKTAFGFFSPDALKNQVGLKVEPGQLESLSDPAPIAMPYQADELRGDPWLAQGRLQVIDRVSFWPTGGVEGLGRLVAEYDVHPEAWFFKAHFFQDPVQPGSLGLEAMQQAARAAAKLAGLGSEDSRFEIVAVGQPFSWKFRGQVVPTNKRTRSEIDILSVTREDLGVLVVFQGSFWVDDLRIYETLGMGVRIIERAHG from the coding sequence GTGAGTGGTTTCGAGCCGGTCGCCATCGTCGGGCGCAGCTGCATCCTGCCCGGCGCACCCACTCCGGAGGCACTGTTCGACGCGACGCTCAACGGTCGCTGCCTCCTGACACCCACCCGCCCCGAACACTGGCGGGGCGTCGATCCGGCAGCCCTGCTGGCCAGTGACAAGCAAGGCCTTCGGGTGTCCTCGGCCACCGGCGGATACATCGACACCGCACCCGATCTCGGGGTGCTGGGCTCGGCGATCGCCGATGTCGGCCGGCTCGACCCGATCGCCCACTGGCTGTCCTACTGCGCGCACCACGCGCTCGGCGGCACGGCGGCGCCGCGGACGGGACTCATCGTGGGCAATCTGTCCTACCCGTCGAGCGGTAACACCGAGTTCGTCGAGGGAGTCTGGAACGGGACCGGGCACGCCGACCCACGTAACCGCTTCTGTTCCGGGTTGCCGGTGCATCTGGTGGCCGGGGCGATGGAGATGACCGGACCGGCGTTCGCCCTGGACGCGGCATGCGCATCGTCGCTGTATGCCATCAAGCTGGCGTGCGACGCCCTGCACGACGGCGAGGCCGACGTCATGCTGGCCGGTGGTGCCAACGGCGCCGACGACCTCTTCCTGCACCTGGGTTTCACTGCGCTGCAGGCGCTCAGCCCATCGGGACGGTCGCGGCCGTTCCACACCGACGCCGACGGGCTGGTGCCCGCGGCGGGTGCAGCACTGGTGGCACTCAAGCGCCTCGAGGACGCCGAGCGCGACGGTGACCGGATCCTCGGCGTGATCCTGGGAGTCGGGCTGTCCAACGACGGGCGCCAGAGCGGCTTCCTGGCCCCCGCCGTGGGCGGTCAGACCCGGGCGATGCTGGCCGCGTTGGATCAGGCCGGACTCAACCCCGCCGACATCGACTACCTGGACTGCCACGCCACCGGAACACCGCTGGGCGATGCGACCGAACTGCAGAGCATCCTCGCCGCCTACGGCGAGGTGCCACTGCGGCTCGGCGCGCTCAAGGGCAACCTGGGGCACACCATCACCGTCTCCGGTGCGGCCAGCCTGATCAACGTGCTCTCGGCCATGCAGACCTCGACCATCTCTCCGGCTCTGTGTGAGAAACCCACCGCCGCACTGGGCGACACCTCCTTCACGCTCGCCACCACCCCCACCGCCTGGGACGGCGACGTCAAGCGGGCAGCGGTCAGTAACTTCGGGTTCGGCGGGAACAATGCCCATCTGATCGTCGAGAACTACGTACCCGGCCGCCGGCGCTCGGCGCCGCCGGCCGCGCCCTCCGGCGATGTCGTGCTCTGCGCGCTGGGTGTGGTCACCGGCGACGCACGCGACCTCGAGTCGTTCCGGCGCCGTGCGCTGGGCCCCGAGGCCGCGCCGACGCCACTGGACACCGTCGAACTCGGCCTTGTCCGCCTTGGCTTTCCGCCCAGTGAACTCAAGTCCAGCCTCAGCCAGCAGACCACCATGCTGGCCGCCGCCGGGCAGGCGCTGGATCAGGTGGGCACCGACCCCGAACGCACCGGTGTCATCGTCGGGATGGGGTGCGATGCCACCATCGCCCGGCAGCGGCTACGGGTGCTGCACGCCGACGACGAGGCCTGGCTGACCGCCAACGCCGAGGCTGCCCCCAAGCTGACCGCCGACGGTGTGGTCGGCACCATGCCGAACATCCCGGCCAATCGCATTCACGCGCAACGCGATTTCCGCGGTTGGGGCTTCACCGTATCCAGTGAGGAACTGTCCGCGATCACCGCACTGCGTCTCGCGGTGCGGGCGTTGCGGCGCGGTGAACTCGACGCCGTGGTCGCCGGTGCGGTCGACATGTGTTGCGAGCCTGCCCACGAGCGGGCGGCCGACGCCGTGGGCGCCGGGGGATGGGAACCGCACGGCGACGCTGCGGTGGCGTTCGTGCTCAAGCGGCGGGCCGACGCCGAAGCCGCCGGTGACGACATCATCGCCGTGGTCGACCCCGATGGGACTGTGAGCGCAGCGGATCCGAATGTCGGGGCGCAGCGATTCGGCCGGACCCATGCCGCCAGCGCGGCCATCGAGATCGCCGCGCGCGCAGAGGCGTTGCGTACCCGGGTCCGAGTGGACAGCAACGGCGCCCAGCCCACGCCGGGTGAGACCCGAACCTCGATCTGGCTGGAGTCACTGGGCGGGCGGTCTGATGGTGTGGCCCTGTCGGCGGTGGACCATCGGCCCCGGCCGCTGGCGCTGGGCGCGGTACCGATCATCGAGCGCTACGCCGGTATTTGCCGTGACGAGGTACTGGGCCGGATGAAGCGCCGCGAGCCCGGTGGCGACGGGGGCGTGCGGTGCTCGGTGGTGTCCGACAACGAGACCTCGCTGGAGACGCTGCGCACAGCGGCCATCGAGCGTCTCGAGCGCGGCGAGGTACCGGTGATCCCCGGTGTCGCGTTCGCCGACGGTCCGACCACCGGTGAAGTGGCCTTCATGTTCACCGGCGCGGCGGCGGCCTATCCCGGCGCGGGGCGCGAGCTCTTCCTGGCCTGGCCGGAACTGGGCGACGCGCTGGCCGGCCGGCTGTCCGGCGTGGGTGCCCTGGCGCGCCCGCTCTACGGCGCCGGGATCACCACGTTGGACCCGCGCACCCAGCTGACCGGTTGCGCCCTGGTCTGTCAGGCGCATGCGGAGTTCTCCCGCACCGTGCTCGGACTGGCGCCCACCGCGGCCATCGGGTTGTCCTCCGGTGAGACGAATTCGCTTCTGGCGTTCGGGGTGTGGCGCGATCTGGAGGAGATGCTCGAGGAGATCGAGGCCTCCGGCATGTACGGAGAACAGCTCACCGGCAGCTGCCGGGTCGCGGCCGCCGACTGGGGGCTGGGCGAGCAGGCCGCGCCGTGGGAGTGCTGGCGGGTCACCGCTCCGCGTGCCGAGATCGAGGCCGCCCTGGACCGTGAACCGCACGCCTACATGACGATCGTGCAGGCGCCCGACGACTGCGTGATCGGTGGTGATCCCGCGGCGTGCAAGCGGGTGATCGAGTCGGTCGCGGGTGCGGCGGCGATCCCGCTGGGCCTGGACATGGTGATCCACTGCAGCGCGATGGATCCGTTCGCCGACACGTGGCGGGCCATCCACACCCGACAGGCCCACGTGGCCCCCGGGGTGCGGTTCTACACCAACGCCGGGAACCGGGCCTATGTGCCGACCAGCGAGGCCGCGGCAGCAGCGATCACCCAACAGGCCGTCGAGCCGATCGACTTCCCGGCGACGATCCTGCAGGCCTACGCCGACGGTGTCCGGGTCTTCGTCGAGCACGGACCGCGTGCCATCCTGACCGGTTCGATCCCGAAGATCCTCGGGGATCGCCCCCATGTGGCGGTTGCCCTGGACCCGCAGGAGCGTCGCGGGTTGCGAGCGCTGGCCGAGTCGGTGTCCAAGCTCTGGGTGCACGGCCTGCCGGTGCGCGTGGACGCCGTCGATGCCCGCCTGGACCAACTGCGCCGGCAGTCCGCCCCGGTATCAGCCGACACACCCCGCACGGTGACACTGCCCGCCCACTGGCCCGACGTCGTCTCGGTGTCCCAGCCGCAGTCCGTACACCACGCGTCCGAGAATGGGAGCGCCCCGATGCCGGAGATCGACTACGGAACCGTGCAGACCATGCCGGCGGCACCGGCGTATCCGACGCCGCTGGTGATCCCGCAGAAGGAGGTCGTCGTCACGGCCACCGAGGTGGTGCCCTCGCGTGCCGAGGCTGCGGCCGCCGCCGTCAGCGGCCGTGCCGCAGCTGCGCTGAGCCTGGTCGAGTCGGTGGGGCAGGCCCATGCGGCGTTCGTCGAGCAGCAGGCGGCCGCGCATGAGTCGTTCCTGAAGATGCGGGCCGAGATGCTGTCGATGGCGGCCGGTCGGCGCGCTCCGGTGACACTGGAGTCGTCGCCGTCGCCGGTGGCCCTGACCGCGGCTCCCCCTGCGGCACAGCCGCTGTCGCCCGCACCGCTGCCAGTACCCCCGGCCCGCGTCCAGGTGGCTTCGCCGGTTCAGGCCGCCCCGGTGGCGCCCCCGCTGCCGCCGCCGGCTACCGCACCCCCGCCCCCGGCGGCCCCGGCGCCCAAGGAGGCGCTGTGGTCCCGCGCCCAGCTCGAAGTGCTTGCCGGAGGCAATATTTCGGAGGTTTTCGGCCCGAAGTTCGCCGAGCTCGACCAGTACGACCGGCTGGTGCGGATGCCCGAACCGCCGCTGCTGCTGGCCGATCGGGTGATGCTCATCGAGGGTGAGCCCGGCACCATGGGCACCGGCCGGATCGTCACCGAGACCGATGTCGACCCGGACGCCTGGTACATGCACAACGGGCGGATGTCACCCGGTGTGGTGATCGAGTCCGGACAGGCCGACCTGCTGCTGGCGTCCTGGCTGGGTGCGGACTTCCACAACCGCGGTGAGCGGGTCTACCGGTTGCTCGGGTGCGACCTGACGTTCATGGGCGAGCTGCCCAAGGGCGGCGAGACGCTGCGCTACGACATCCACATCGACGGCCACGCCAAACACGGCGACACCCGGCTGTTCTTCTTCCATTACGACTGCTACATCGGCGATCGGTTGATGATCTCGGTGCGCAATGGGCAGGCCGGCTTCTTCTCCAATGAGGAACTGAGCCACTCCGACGGGGTGCTGTGGGACGCCGCCGATGACGTGCCGCGCCAGGGTGCACGCCGTGACGAGCCGCCGCGGATCACCCAGAAGCGCTCGTTCGACCGCGCCGACGTCGATGCCTTCACCGACGGGCACGCCTTCGCCTGCTTCGGACCCGGCTTCGAGCGCGCCGCCGCGCACACCCGCACGCCCAAGCCGCCGCGCGGCAAGCTGCGGCTGATCGACGAGGTGGCCGAGTTCCAGCCCGACGGCGGGCCCTGGGGCCGCGGCTATCTGCGGGCCACCGCCTCGGTGCCCAGGGACACCTGGTTCTACGACGGGCATTTCAAGAACGACCCCTGCATGCCTGGCACCCTGATGGCGGATGCCGCTACCCAGGCGCTGTCGTTCGCGATGGCCGCCTACGGCTTCACCATCGAACGCGACGGCTGGCGCTTCGAGCCGGTTGCCGAGGAGATGGCCCGGTTCGTCTGCCGCGGTCAGGTCATCCCCGACGCCGACCACCATCTCGATTACGAGGTGTTCATCGAGGAGATCATCGACGGGCCCACCCCGACGATCTACGCCGCCCTGCTGTGCCGCAGCGACGGGTTCAAGGTATTCGGCTGCCGCCGGTTCGGGATGCGGCTCGTGCCGGACTGGCCGATGCCGCCCGGAGCGCCCGGCCCGATCCGGATCCTGGAGGGCACCAAGGACGTTCGCGGTGACTACGGCGCACTGCTGGCCTGCGGGCGGGGGATGCCCTCGGATGCCTTCGGCTCCCTGTACAAGCCGTTCGACGGGACCCGGCGCGCGCCGCGGCTACCGGATGAGCCCTATCACTTCGTCTCCCGCATCGTCAGCGTCGACAGCCCGCCCGGGGTGCCGACCAAGGGCGGCACCGTGGTCGCCGAGTACGACGTGCCGGCGGATGCCTGGTATTTCGAGGACGGCAAGACCACGACCGTCCCGCTGTCGGTGCTCATCGAGATCCTGTTGCAGCCGTGCGGCTGGCTGTCGTCGTACAACGGCTTCGCCGCCAACCGTCCCGACGACGTGGTGTTCCGCAACCTCGACGGCGACGAGGTGGTGCTGGTCAAGCCCGCCGAAGTAGGGACGCTGCGGATCACCTCGACGCTGAGCCGCTACGCCGAGGGCGGCGGGTCGACGATCGTCTTCTTCGACGTCACCTGCACCCAGGGCGATCACGTCGTGATGACGATGAAGACGGCGTTCGGCTTCTTCAGCCCCGACGCGCTGAAGAACCAGGTGGGGCTGAAGGTGGAGCCCGGTCAGCTGGAGTCGCTGTCGGATCCCGCCCCGATCGCCATGCCGTACCAGGCTGACGAGCTGCGCGGTGACCCGTGGCTGGCGCAGGGCAGGCTGCAGGTGATCGACCGGGTCAGCTTCTGGCCCACCGGGGGAGTCGAGGGCCTGGGCCGGCTGGTCGCCGAATACGACGTGCACCCCGAAGCATGGTTCTTCAAGGCGCACTTCTTCCAGGATCCGGTGCAGCCGGGGTCGCTGGGCCTGGAGGCCATGCAGCAGGCCGCCCGGGCGGCCGCCAAGCTGGCCGGCCTGGGCAGCGAGGACAGCCGGTTCGAGATCGTCGCCGTCGGACAGCCGTTCAGCTGGAAGTTCCGCGGCCAGGTGGTACCCACCAATAAGCGGACTCGCAGCGAGATAGATATTCTCTCGGTGACACGAGAAGATCTCGGTGTGCTGGTCGTCTTCCAGGGTTCGTTCTGGGTCGACGATCTGCGCATCTACGAGACACTGGGGATGGGCGTGCGGATCATCGAACGGGCACATGGCTAG